From the genome of Rathayibacter sp. VKM Ac-2804:
CATCGCCGAGAAGACCGCGGAGCTCGGTCTCGGTGGCTGATCCCGCGACCGTGCAGCCCCCGGCCCTCGTGATGGCGGGGATCTCGAAGTCCTTCGCCGGAGTGCCGGTGCTGCGCGACGTCGGGCTCACCGTCGGCCGCGGCGAGGTCGTCGCTCTGGTGGGCGAGAACGGCGCCGGCAAGTCCACGCTGATCAAGATCCTCACCGGCCTGTACTCGGCCGACGGCGGCTCGATCGCCATCGACGGCGCGCCGGTGGCGATCGCCGCCCCGCGCGACGCCGAGCGGGCCGGAATCCGCGTGGTGCACCAGGACCGCCACCTCGCCGGCCGCCTGACCGTGGCGGAGCAGCTCTACCTCGGCCACGAGAACCTGCGCCGCCGGGGCACCTCGGCCGAGGCCGTGCTCGCGGAGCTCGTCGGACTCGTCGTCCGCGGCGACACCCTGGTCGACGACCTCACCGTCGCCGAGCAGCAGCAGCTGCAGATCGCCCGCGCGCTGCTGGTCGAGCCGCGCCTCCTGGTGCTCGACGAGCCGACCGCGCCCCTGGCCGCCGCGGAGGTGGCGGCGCTGTTCGCCTCGATCCGCCGGCTGCAGGCCCGCGGCGTCGCGGTGATCTACATCTCGCACTACCTCCAGGAGGTGCAGCGCGTCGCGAGCCGCGTGGTCGTGCTGCGGAACGGCGCCGACGTCGGCGCGCTCGATCTGATCGAGGGCGACGCCGAGCAGGGCGCGCGGATCGTCGAGCTGATGCTCGGCCGCGACGTGGAGGAGTTCGCCCTCCGCTCCGACCGGGTGGTCGCCGCCGACGTCGCGCCGCTGCTCGAGCTCGAGGCGCTGACCGTGCCCGGCGCGCTCGACGCCCTCGACCTGGTCGTCCGGCCCGGCGAGATCGTCGGCGTCACGGGCCTCGTCGGCTCCGGGGTCGACGTGCTCGCGGACGCCGTGGTCGGCCTCGCCCGCCGCAGCGGACGGGTGCGCGTGGCCGGCACCGCCACCGCTTCCGCCCGGGCCTTCGTCGCCGCGGGCGGCGGCTACGTGCCGAGCGACCGCCGTCGCGACGGCGTCCTCCTGGCGCACACCGTCCGGGAGAACCTCTCGATCGCGTCGCTCGGGCGGATCAGCCTCGGCGGCCTGCTGCCCAGCCGCCGGCGCGACCGGGCCCTGGCGCTCGAGCAGATCGCCGCGCTCGACGTGCGGCCCGCCGATCCGGAGGCCGTGGTCGGCACGCTCTCCGGCGGCAACCAGCAGAAGGTCGCCCTCGGCAAGTGGCTCGCCGCCGGATCGCGCGTGCTCGTCCTCGACCAGCCCACCGCGGGCGTCGACGTCGGCAGCCGCGCCGCCGTCTACGCGCTGGTGAACCGGCTCGTCGACGAGGGCGCCGGCATCCTCCTCGTCTCGCTCGACCTCGAGGAGCTCGTCGGCCTCGCCGACCGCGTCCTCGTGCTGCACCGCGGCGCCGTGCGCGCCGAGCTGCCCCGCACCGAGCTGAGCACCGACCGCGTGCTCGCGCTCGCCTCCGGCGCCCTCGACGCACCCGCCTTCGACGCTCGGGAGAGTGCCCGATGACCCTCACCACCGCACCGACCGACGACGCGACGACGGAGGCGCCCGCGCTGCCGCGCGCCCGCCGCCGCGGCATCGGCGCCCTCGCCCTGATCGGCTACCTCGTCGTCGTCCTCGAGATCGCGGTGTTCAGCGCCGCCTCGCCGGTCTTCGCCACCGGCGGCAACCTCGCGACGATCCTGATCCAGGCCGTGGTCCCCGCGATCGCCGGCTTCGGCCTCGCGATCGTCGTGATCACCGGCGGCGACGACGTCGTCCGCGGCGGCATCGACCTCGCCTCCGGTCCGATCGTCGGGCTCTCCGGCGTCGTCGCGGCCGTCGCGCTGACCGCCGGTCTCGGCGCCGTGCCCGCCGTGCTGCTGGCCCTGCTCGTCTCGGTCGGCTTCGGCGCGATCAGCGGCACCGCCGTCGTGCTCGGCCTGCGCCCGCTGCTGGCCACGCTCGCCGTCTCCGGCATCGTCGGCTCCGTCGTCTTCCTCGCCACGGACAACGTCAAGGTGCCGGTCGCGGATCCGCTGTTCGACTGGCTGCGCGGCGGCAGCGTGCTCGGCGTCCCGGCGCCGGTCGCGGTGCTCGCCGTCGTGACGGTGCTGACCGCGCTCGCCGTCGGGCGGACCCCGTGGGGCACCCGCAGCTACGCCGTCGGGCAGAACCCGACCGCGGCGAGCGTCGCGGGCGTCTCCGTCTGGCGCCACGTCCTCACCAGCTACCTGCTCTCCGGGCTCCTCGCCGGGATCGCGGGCCTGCTGCTCGCCGCCCGCCTCGCCGCCGCCGTGCCCGGGATCGGCAACCAGATCCTGCTCGACATCATCGTCACCGCGTACCTGTCGGTCGTGTTCTCGCGCCGCTTCGTCGTCACCATCGGCGGCACGCTGCTCGCCGCCGTCTTCGTGGCGGCGCTCGGCAACGGCTTCACCCTGATCGGCGTCGACAGCCAGTGGGTCGGTGCGATCAAGGGGCTGCTCATCCTGCTCGTCCTCGGCCTCGCGGCCCTGCGAGAGAGAGGGGTCCGCTCGTGACCGCCGTCGCCCTGCCCGTGTCCGAGTCGCGCCGCGCCCTCGCCGTCAGGCTCCTCGCGCCCGCCGCGGTCGTGCTCATCCTCGCCGTCTTCGGCACGAGCGTGCCCGGCTACTTCGCGCCGACGAACCTGCTCAACGTCGCGAGCGCCGGCGCGCTGCTGCTGATGGCGGCGTGCGCGATGACCCTCGTCGTCCGCGCCGGCGGGATCGACCTCTCCATCGGCATCGCGATCGACCTCGCGGCGCTGGCGGCGACCGCGCTGATCGCCGACGGCTACGTGACCTGGTTCGCCGTGCTGATCGGCCTCGGCTTCGGGATGCTCGCCGGCGTCGTGAACGCGGTGCTGGTGATCGTGCTGCGCATCCGCGCCTTCCTCGCGACGCTCTCGGTCTGGTTCATCGGCACCAGCGCGCAGCAGCTGCTCACCGGCGGCGGCGCGCCGATCTACCTCCGCCGCCAGGAGACGCCCGACGCCTTCGCCGCCTGGGGCAACGCGACCGTGCTCGGCATCGGCACGCCGGTGCTGCTGGCGATCGCCGTCGCCGTCGCGGTCTGGCTCTTGCTCGACCGCACCCGCTGGGGCCGTGTGCTCACCGCGGCGGGGGAGCAGCCCGGAGCCACCCGCATCGCCGGCCGCCGCGTCGGGATCTCCCTCGCCTCCGCGTTCGTCGTGGCGGCGCTGATCGGCGCCCTGGCCGGCATCGCGCTCGCCTCGCGCAGCTACGGCTACTCGCCGGCGAGCGGGCAGCTCTACGTGCTCGACGCGATCGGCGCGGTCTTCATCGGAGCGACGCTCTCGGCGCACGGGCGGCCGAACGTGCTCGGCACGGTGATCGGCGTGCTGATCTTCGGCCTGATCAACAACGGCCTCGTGCTGCTGGGCGTCTCGTTCTACTGGCAGGGCCTCGTCCGCGGCTCCGTGCTGCTGCTGCTCCTGCTGGCGACCGCGCTGCTGCGCCGCGAGTCGATCGCGCCGCCGCTGAGGACGCTGCTCTCGCCGCGGCGGTGACGGGAGGGGCGCCGCACGCCACCGCCGCGCGGTGAACGTCTCAACCGGTCGTGCGCTTCGACCCGCACCCGCCTCCTCCGGGGGACCGCCCGACCGTCGGCGTCCTGTACGCCGCGACGGATGCCGTGACGTCGCTCGGCGAGACCTCCCAGCGTCGACGGGTCGTCGATCGTGTTCAGAACGCCCCTCGGCTGATGGGCTGGCGTCCGTCCCGTCCGCTGACGCTCCTCGATCCCACCGGTCAGTGGCCGGTCCGCAACGGCTGGCGCTACTGCAGGGTGACCGTCACCGGCGCGCTGACGGTGCTGTTGCCCGCGGCATCGATCGCCCGGGCGGTCAGCGCGAACGTGCCGTGCTCGCCCGCGGTGCTGGTGGTCAGCGACCAGGTGCCGTCCGCGTTCTGAGCGGCGTCGCCGACCTCGGTGCTGCCGAGGAGGAAGGTGACGCGGGTCACGG
Proteins encoded in this window:
- a CDS encoding ABC transporter permease yields the protein MTAVALPVSESRRALAVRLLAPAAVVLILAVFGTSVPGYFAPTNLLNVASAGALLLMAACAMTLVVRAGGIDLSIGIAIDLAALAATALIADGYVTWFAVLIGLGFGMLAGVVNAVLVIVLRIRAFLATLSVWFIGTSAQQLLTGGGAPIYLRRQETPDAFAAWGNATVLGIGTPVLLAIAVAVAVWLLLDRTRWGRVLTAAGEQPGATRIAGRRVGISLASAFVVAALIGALAGIALASRSYGYSPASGQLYVLDAIGAVFIGATLSAHGRPNVLGTVIGVLIFGLINNGLVLLGVSFYWQGLVRGSVLLLLLLATALLRRESIAPPLRTLLSPRR
- a CDS encoding sugar ABC transporter ATP-binding protein, with amino-acid sequence MADPATVQPPALVMAGISKSFAGVPVLRDVGLTVGRGEVVALVGENGAGKSTLIKILTGLYSADGGSIAIDGAPVAIAAPRDAERAGIRVVHQDRHLAGRLTVAEQLYLGHENLRRRGTSAEAVLAELVGLVVRGDTLVDDLTVAEQQQLQIARALLVEPRLLVLDEPTAPLAAAEVAALFASIRRLQARGVAVIYISHYLQEVQRVASRVVVLRNGADVGALDLIEGDAEQGARIVELMLGRDVEEFALRSDRVVAADVAPLLELEALTVPGALDALDLVVRPGEIVGVTGLVGSGVDVLADAVVGLARRSGRVRVAGTATASARAFVAAGGGYVPSDRRRDGVLLAHTVRENLSIASLGRISLGGLLPSRRRDRALALEQIAALDVRPADPEAVVGTLSGGNQQKVALGKWLAAGSRVLVLDQPTAGVDVGSRAAVYALVNRLVDEGAGILLVSLDLEELVGLADRVLVLHRGAVRAELPRTELSTDRVLALASGALDAPAFDARESAR
- a CDS encoding ABC transporter permease, which encodes MTLTTAPTDDATTEAPALPRARRRGIGALALIGYLVVVLEIAVFSAASPVFATGGNLATILIQAVVPAIAGFGLAIVVITGGDDVVRGGIDLASGPIVGLSGVVAAVALTAGLGAVPAVLLALLVSVGFGAISGTAVVLGLRPLLATLAVSGIVGSVVFLATDNVKVPVADPLFDWLRGGSVLGVPAPVAVLAVVTVLTALAVGRTPWGTRSYAVGQNPTAASVAGVSVWRHVLTSYLLSGLLAGIAGLLLAARLAAAVPGIGNQILLDIIVTAYLSVVFSRRFVVTIGGTLLAAVFVAALGNGFTLIGVDSQWVGAIKGLLILLVLGLAALRERGVRS